The following are encoded together in the Cynocephalus volans isolate mCynVol1 chromosome 4, mCynVol1.pri, whole genome shotgun sequence genome:
- the VSIG10L2 gene encoding V-set and immunoglobulin domain-containing protein 10-like 2 has translation MVGQRAWHRPFGFLLLIQLCLLNLRASGQPQPSPRAPVEEDMSIQGVRGGSVELACGSGPAPLVVLWSFTPLGSLVPWPVAITNGAASKVEAGASVLGVVSLRNSSLVLGELREGARGHFLCQALHAAGGQLHTTYSSFRLAVLVPISKPQVRLSDPSPVEGASVVATCAVQEGTEPVTFAWQHQAPRSPGEALVGVTGPLLRLDPVNRTHLGWYVCSAHNAVNGLSSDEALLDVIYGPDKPVITVEPLGFTEEGFWASEKEEVTLSCLAASNPPSHYVWLHEHIQVHTGPTYVITSAGPAHTGLYTCLAHNSHLDTHTQATVQLTIYYPPEGQPSCAVLPTIGAVTLLCTWPGGLPTAHLQWEGPQGTGPAAPSNITWSHTATQLPSGSVFTCTGQHPALALPTLCKITLWEPLGSPTCWIVATAGDQFIMLSCEWQGGKPPALLSWLDGQQQPLGSSGSSLAIHLLQAQEGLAGREFTCQGAHPLRTPDPHCQLQLEAPQLAVVEPWVSVLEGGEAWLSCALLGGTPPAQLLWLGPQRQQVEAGTLGFALHAEGAQLRLRVRDADPARHSGTYQCVARSAVGNRSRSVVLEVLRYPAPPNVTISRLTYGRHRTEVQLQWAVAGPGNLTGFRVQRRPSVLGPGAGAWETAASDIEPESRGRRLGGLDPRVLYAFRMLALNHHTAGHPSAVKTPADPPFSAYPAVLGAAGTGMVVAMVASLLVFQYAARHPETFPCLGPFLVPMEQRQQQRRSRGGTEAQAGTETPTTTPGSDPARESTEAPVNVTITVTATP, from the exons ATGGTGGGTCAGAGGGCCTGGCACAGACCGTTTGGCTTCCTGCTGCTGATTCAGCTCTGCCTTCTGAATCTGAGGGCCTCAG GCCAGCCCCAGCCATCCCCCAGAGCCCCCGTGGAGGAGGACATGTCCATCCAAGGAGTGCGGGGCGGCTCTGTGGAGCTGGCCTGTGGCTCTGGGCCTGCCCCACTGGTGGTTCTCTGGAGCTTCACCCCCCTGGGCTCCCTGGTTCCCTGGCCTGTGGCCATCACCAATGGAGCCGCATCCAAGGTGGAGGCCGGGGCCTCGGTTCTGGGTGTCGTGAGTCTGAGGAACAGCAGCCTGGTGCTGGGGGAGCTTCGGGAGGGTGCCCGCGGCCACTtcctgtgccaggccctgcacgCTGCTGGCGGCCAGCTCCACACCACCTACTCCTCCTTCAGGCTGGCCGTGCTGG TGCCCATATCCAAGCCTCAGGTGCGGCTGAGTGACCCGTCTCCAGTGGAGGGAGCCTCCGTGGTGGCCACGTGTGCAGTACAGGAGGGCACGGAGCCTGTGACCTTTGCTTGGCAGCACCAGGCACCCCGCAGCCCTGGGGAGGCCCTGGTGGGGGTCACGGGGCCGCTGCTCCGGCTGGACCCAGTCAACCGGACCCACCTGGGCTGGTACGTGTGCAGCGCCCACAATGCTGTCAACGGGCTGAGCAGTGATGAAGCCTTACTGGATGTCATCT ATGGCCCGGACAAGCCTGTGATCACTGTGGAGCCACTGGGATTCACGGAGGAGGGTTTTTGGGCCAGTGAGAAAGAAGAGGTGACCCTGAGCTGCCTGGCTGCATCCAACCCTCCTAGTCATTATGTGTGGCTCCATGAACACATTCAGGTCCACACTGGGCCAACCTATGTCATCACCAGTGCTGGTCCCGCCCACACAGGCCTGTACACCTGCCTGGCCCACAACAGCCACCTGGACACCCACACCCAGGCCACTGTCCAGCTCACCATTTACT atcCCCCCGAGGGGCAGCCCTCCTGTGCTGTGCTCCCCACCATTGGGGCTGTGACTTTGCTCTGCACCTGGCCTGGGGGACTTCCAACTGCCCACCTGCAGTGGGAAGGGCCCCAGGGTACaggccctgctgcccccagcaACATCACCTGGAGTCACACAGCCACCCAGCTCCCCAGCGGCAGTGTCTTCACCTGCACTGGCCAGCACCCAGCCCTGGCACTGCCTACTCTCTGCAAGATCACGCTCT GGGAACCTCTAGGGAGCCCCACCTGCTGGATCGTGGCCACAGCAGGAGACCAGTTCATCATGCTGAGCTGTGAGTGGCAGGGAGGCAAGCCCCCCGCCCTGCTGAGCTGGCTGGATGGGCAGCAGCAGCCGCTGGGCAGCAGTGGCTCTTCTCTGGCCATCCACCTGCTGcaagcccaggaaggtctggctGGCAGGGAGTTCACCTGCCAGGGCGCTCACCCACTCAGGACCCCTGACCCACATTGCCAGCTCCAGCTAG AAGCCCCACAGCTGGCAGTGGTTGAGCCCTGGGTGTCAGTGCTGGAGGGGGGAGAGGCCTGGCTGAGCTGTGCCCTCCTGGGGGGCACGCCACCTGCCCAGCTCCTCTGGCTGGGCCCCCAGCGACAGCAGGTGGAAGCCGGCACTTTGGGATTCGCGCTGCACGCCGAGGGTGCCCAGCTGCGCCTCCGCGTCCGAGACGCTGACCCGGCACGCCACAGTGGCACCTACCAGTGTGTGGCCCGCAGCGCCGTGGGCAACCGCAGCCGGAGCGTGGTGCTGGAGGTCCTGA GATATCCAGCTCCTCCCAACGTCACCATCAGCCGCCTGACCTACGGCAGGCACCGGACAGAGGTGCAGCTGCAGTGGGCCGTCGCGGGCCCCGGGAACCTCACGGGCTTCCGGGTGCAGCGGAGGCCCAGTGTCCTGGGCCCAGGCGCTGGGGCTTGGGAGACGGCGGCCAGTGACATCGAGCCAGAGAGCAGGGGCCGGCGACTGGGAGGCTTGGACCCGCGGGTCCTTTACGCCTTCCGCATGCTGGCCCTGAATCACCACACAGCTGGACATCCCTCTGCTGTGAAGACACCAG CCGACCCCCCCTTCAGTGCCTACCCAGCAGTGTTGGGTGCAGCAGGCACAGGaatggtggtggcaatggtggcCTCTCTCCTGGTGTTCCAGTACGCTGCTCGGCACCCTGAAACCTTCCCCT